The sequence below is a genomic window from Ctenopharyngodon idella isolate HZGC_01 chromosome 11, HZGC01, whole genome shotgun sequence.
TGTTTGCAAAGGGTGTAATTTGtataatagaataaaatgttgtcCGCATGGTTTATGACTTGCGTATTAGATTGTTTCGTCTTATAATTAGCTGTTGGCTAACTCCACCCGGGCTACAAGTAAAATATGTGACGTATGCCGTAAAGCAGGTCGCACTCTTCCTAACAGGGGATGGGCGGGGCTGTGTGTACTGACCcgggctgcgttccactccacttttagacacgcactcgcTAACTTCCCTAAGTACTTCCCCTCCCTCAATTTTGAcagagggagcgagtctacttcatatgtacacttcaggcagctgtGACGTCACTGCATATCGCttttaatttaccccaccacaaacaactctgacatataattttttttttttttttttttttttaaatatctaaaacaacCAAAACACACCTATTTACATACAGAATGCTACATTAAACAGTTTTGTAagggaaaaaatgtaaataataaatcaactccatagcagattccaagtgatcaagggcttagaaCGTTCCAATTCAGCCCTTTGCaagggttccgccagtagtgggcacttgtgcaacgtaagcaatgacgtacatccgacTCAACGAGattgagggaagttagcgacgGAAGGCCATAAAAAAACGAACTGGAACGCAGCCCCGGACACGAAGCTTGCAGAGTGTGGTTGTAGCCGCTAAGAGACTGCTCAGGTACAAGCGGCAGTAGAATTCGTCCAGTTAAGAGTTGTTCTACCACTGAAATAATTTTAGAGACATTATTTTAAGGTCGAAAAGCTACATAGTGTTGCTTTAATGTTCACATGGTGTTCAAGTAGCCTAGGCTATTCATAAATGTTGTCACATTTATTCAGTATTATTTATGTTATGCCATTGACCATGTAATGCCGATTAAAGATTGTTATAGCCATTGTTAATACAACTCTGTCTTTAAAGTAAGAGGATCAGTAAATCcatccaaaaaatattaaatattaccgCATGTCAAGAACACACTCCCACTCGGCAAAGAAAAGCCTTTGTCGGGTTCGAGCACCTGTTGATCCGGACGTTATTTGATGGGCAACTCAACAGCCTCAGAAACTTACTCTGGTGTGTTGATCCAGATGATGTCCAGGTGACAGTAGTAAACACACTCCTTGTCTTTGTAGGTGTAACATGTGCATCTCTTGGCTCTCCTCCGTGGTTTTAGGAGCTGGCAGAAATAACACGCTCCAGGTTTATTAGCAGAATCACCAAACTGCTTAGGAGTCGCACTTGATACTTTAATTAAATCCTTCGCCTTGTTTTTCACAAGCGCATCTTCACGAAACGAGGAAAAGCCTGAATATGAAAATGCTTTAATTAGAACAATGGCAACTCtattcattcaaatgatctcATGTTGCAGCAGCACTAAAACGTGACGATAAACGCCTTTCTATCTGACCTTTTTTCTATAAATCGTTTTACATTGTCACTTTAAACGTTCGAAGTATGTAGCGTTCACCTTAAAAAGAATGTGATAGATGTAATATCCTAAAAAACTGCTTCATGTAAGAATGTATTAAAGTCaaaaataggcctataatttCGCCTTATTATGGGTGACATTGAAAGTAGCCTATTTTAAGGGTCAAGCCTTAGTTTATTCAGGGTGCGAACTATGCAGTGAGGCACAGGGTCACAACCCAATAATGAAGGGTTGAACCCTGAAGAAATTCGAAACAAAAGGCTTCAAACTTATATGTAAAGATTTAGTCAGAGCGCGTATTTTCACCTAAACAATATGAGGTAAACAATATGATTCACGCTGTTCGATCACTGCCGTCATTGTGCATCAGGTTTTTGACGTTCCTGTGACAGCGGCGCCAAATTACAATTTGCTTTGCGTCCGAAAATTacgtttttttcacatttacattGCATAATTTAGaatatgtttatttctttaaaaaaacattccttTTAAAATAGTCGGCACCACTGAATGCGCACCACTGAAGTCACCTCGATATAAAACAACTCATATTCATCATCTAACGCCTCAATTATGCGTCTATACAATATAAACTGGCATATTTAAAGTTTTCAAATATAAAGTGTTCTGTGCTTAAAAGTATATGATTTTAGTCAAATAACAGTAGGCTACATACGTTTTCTTCGTGTAAATGCAATGCAATCTAAACCCACCGTTGGCCATTGCGactgttagtccaataaaaagCAAAATTCCCAAATGTATTAATGACACATTGGCCATCCCAGTTATTCCAGATAGTCTCCGTGAAAAAGATCAGTTTAAAATCCAGGATTGACCAGAAGTGCTGAGTGATCCAACTGCAGTTAAAAGTATCATTTTGTTCGTTACTCTTTTATTCCCACGTGGATGCAGCAGTCTGTCATTTGTTTCAGATTTGCGGGGTGCCAGAAGAGCGGAGCGCGACAGAAAAGCATCCTCGGGTTTCTGCAGCAGATGGTATTAGTTGCGCTCAATTCCCCCTTTGAGGATTTATAGTGAGCACCTATCAGCCCGCGAGGCACCACCCGCTCTCAGTTCTACAGCTGAATCAGTTGTCATATGTATGTTattaaatcacacacacacgcaagaGAACGTTATTTTAATGCCATCACCTAATGCCAAGTCTCTGGTAATTACAGAGGTCAATgctttcaacattttatttattctgacAATGCTTTACCTATTACATGCCCTATCTGCAGACCCATTAATCAAGGGACCACACTGGAGACTCCAGAGCTGTTAGTAAAATGAACTGTTTATTCAAGTGGGCATATAAGGGTGGTTAAGGCCCAGTGGGAGCAAATTtgtttgataaaaataaaaatgattcaaaTAAATAACCAGGGTTGTAAATATACGTTTTTTTCAGGGGCTCCAGACAAACGGAGGGGCTCAATCTCAAACTCTTCATCATATAGAGAACACACTGAATACTGCATGTTTGTTATGGTGtataatttaacttttaatttcaaatcatttttaattatttgattaatatctAAAATCTGACAGTAAATTGTATCCAGTGCGTGTTTTTGGCCTCACCATTGCTCTTTTAATGCTTCTGAGAGACAGAATTCTTActtttaaagggcacctattatgcaaaatccacttttacatggtgtttggacataaatgtgtgttggcagtgtgtgaacaccaccaccctataatgataaaaatccaaccattcctttttttaaaaaaaaatccccattaaaccaaagcagtctcGTTAGACAAGCCGTTTTGATTCTCTGAGCGCTGTGAGGTCACACTGCTCAAGCCCCGCCCACAGccgctgactgacagtcctTCATTACCATAGTTTCCGCCCTCAGCGAGTTGTacgctgtccgccattttctctGCTCTCGAGCAGCTGTAGCGTCAACAATGTCCGTAAGCAATCCCGGCGTTCTGTTGTTGGACATAAGAATGAACATAGGAGTCTTCGGCCGATAATCACATTATGTGACTCCATCGGGAGTCACTGAAATAGGCCGATCTCACCAACTGATCGCAAATTGATGACGTCAGATTTAGTGCCGCAGTCATGTCATCACCAGTGTGAAATTATTATGTGGTCTCAAGAAACAATGCGTTTTTAAGCCTTGTGATTTAGGAACAAGTGATTTGAAACCGCTCACGCGCAGTAAGCATGAATCAGTGCTCGTTCGATATGTGTGAGACGGTTCTGAGCGCAGTGACACACCTGGAGCGCATGCACATAAAGCTGCTGCTCATACAGCGCGTAAGTACTTATCTTACTGGGCTTgaacggtcaaatacacacacttatgtgtcaaaatgccagtTTTTGCGAGTATCTTCTAAAACATtcattatgtcttaagtgaacgtagaCAGTGCATTCGGTGTTAAAGTGAAAGCAAGCTAATAAAGCTGCTGCTGTTCTTGGTGTCTCTCTTTGCATTTAACTAATCATAATAAACACTTTTGTGAAGATTATGcactgtttttgtgcatttgaTT
It includes:
- the LOC127522973 gene encoding endothelin-3, translated to MANVSLIHLGILLFIGLTVAMANGFSSFREDALVKNKAKDLIKVSSATPKQFGDSANKPGACYFCQLLKPRRRAKRCTCYTYKDKECVYYCHLDIIWINTPERTVPYGMSSYRGSQRVRRSAEGSVGGQRCACALHSDQECTTFCSQSRGRST